In a genomic window of Anaerolineales bacterium:
- a CDS encoding ubiquinol-cytochrome c reductase iron-sulfur subunit, giving the protein MREAGHEHGISRRSFVTGVVSILGGIIAAIVGLPAIGYLISPALKRESADEWVPLGLVEDLPEGEPTLFSFTRTKQVGWERTANSYGVYVMRMANGELDVFSNVCTHLSCRVSWKDDVQEYVCPCHDGRFAKDGAVVSGPPPRPLDRYEYRMEEDGRLSIHLQEG; this is encoded by the coding sequence ATGCGTGAAGCGGGTCACGAACACGGCATCAGCCGCCGTAGTTTTGTGACGGGCGTGGTGAGCATATTGGGCGGCATCATCGCCGCCATCGTCGGCCTGCCCGCCATCGGTTACCTCATCTCCCCCGCCCTGAAACGCGAAAGCGCGGACGAGTGGGTCCCCCTGGGACTGGTCGAAGATCTGCCGGAAGGAGAGCCCACGTTGTTCTCCTTCACGCGCACCAAACAGGTCGGCTGGGAACGCACGGCCAACAGCTACGGCGTCTACGTCATGCGCATGGCGAACGGCGAGCTGGACGTGTTTTCCAACGTGTGCACGCATCTGAGCTGCCGTGTGTCCTGGAAGGACGACGTCCAGGAATACGTCTGCCCCTGCCACGACGGCCGTTTCGCCAAAGACGGAGCCGTCGTATCCGGGCCGCCGCCGCGCCCGCTCGATCGCTACGAATACCGCATGGAAGAAGACGGCCGGCTGTCGATCCATCTGCAGGAGGGATGA
- a CDS encoding cytochrome b N-terminal domain-containing protein, with product MIARVLNWLDARLGLRTIYGTVLDRKVPKVNWSFTLGSATLFLVVMQAVTGIFLTAYYVPHPDQAYDSINYIMNEVAFGWLIRGIHHWGATLMIITIVLHMLRTFFYAAYKYPRELTWVTGVLLLLVTLGMGFTGYLLPWNQRSYWATTVGTSITETVPFVGNFINQALRGGEDLSTLTLARFFSAHIWMLPAALIGLVGIHLYLVIRLGISHLPEKDE from the coding sequence GTGATCGCACGAGTTCTCAACTGGCTGGACGCCCGGCTGGGCCTGCGCACGATCTACGGTACGGTCCTGGATCGCAAGGTTCCCAAGGTCAACTGGTCCTTCACGCTGGGCAGCGCCACCTTGTTCCTCGTGGTCATGCAGGCCGTCACCGGCATCTTCCTCACCGCCTACTACGTGCCCCATCCCGACCAGGCCTACGACAGCATCAACTACATCATGAACGAGGTCGCCTTCGGCTGGCTGATCCGCGGCATCCACCACTGGGGCGCCACGTTGATGATCATCACCATCGTGCTGCACATGCTGCGCACGTTCTTCTACGCCGCCTACAAATACCCGCGCGAGCTGACCTGGGTCACGGGCGTGCTGCTGCTTCTGGTCACCCTGGGCATGGGTTTCACGGGCTACCTGCTGCCCTGGAACCAGCGCTCGTATTGGGCGACGACGGTGGGCACCTCCATCACGGAAACCGTCCCCTTCGTGGGAAATTTCATCAACCAGGCGCTGCGCGGCGGCGAAGATCTGAGCACCCTGACGCTGGCGCGCTTCTTCAGCGCCCACATCTGGATGCTGCCCGCGGCCTTGATCGGCCTCGTCGGGATTCACCTCTATCTCGTGATCCGCCTGGGAATCAGCCATCTACCGGAGAAAGACGAATAG
- a CDS encoding c-type cytochrome: MNEQEKRDYKARYDAAKQHGVKFFPDIIYKDMIVSFGLFLLLVGLATFVGVKAEPPADPSDSTYVPRPEWYFLFLFELLKFFPGKIEWVGTAVVPLVAVLALLLLPFYDRSRFRHWRSRILEILIMGFIVAGVLALTVAAAITTPAQEEFSVAGSIGQQYAAGEELYGVQCVECHGPEGQGGEITTVEGLEGVVVPPLNAPDFIYTRTDKTIYQIINYGQQDLGMPPFGLAYGGELQKAQIDAIVTFIRYAWDDRVELPKEAAVAGVPPLGPDEIPTFTVHVEPVIRRACLSCHRPGKKNGNYWMRTYDEVLTTGDYAPNFVAGDLDSNAILMINGVETDAGGQMPPTGALKPEWLDIFERWVLAGMPETPEDLPTAVPGSETTQPAESAP; the protein is encoded by the coding sequence GTGAACGAGCAAGAAAAACGAGATTACAAAGCGCGCTACGACGCCGCCAAACAGCACGGCGTGAAGTTCTTCCCCGACATCATCTACAAGGACATGATCGTGTCCTTCGGCCTCTTCCTGCTGCTCGTCGGCCTGGCCACGTTCGTCGGCGTCAAAGCCGAACCCCCGGCCGATCCGAGCGATTCGACCTACGTCCCGCGCCCGGAATGGTATTTCCTGTTCCTCTTCGAACTGCTGAAGTTTTTTCCCGGCAAGATCGAGTGGGTGGGCACGGCCGTCGTGCCGCTCGTCGCCGTTCTGGCGCTGCTGCTGCTGCCCTTCTACGACCGCAGCCGCTTCCGCCACTGGCGCAGCCGCATACTCGAAATTCTCATCATGGGCTTCATCGTCGCCGGCGTCCTGGCGCTGACCGTGGCGGCCGCGATAACGACCCCCGCGCAGGAGGAGTTCAGCGTGGCCGGATCGATCGGCCAGCAGTACGCCGCCGGGGAGGAGCTCTACGGCGTCCAATGTGTCGAATGCCACGGCCCGGAAGGCCAGGGCGGTGAGATCACCACCGTCGAGGGGCTGGAGGGCGTCGTCGTGCCGCCCTTGAATGCACCCGACTTCATCTACACCCGCACCGATAAGACCATTTATCAGATCATCAATTACGGCCAGCAGGACCTGGGTATGCCGCCCTTCGGACTGGCTTACGGCGGCGAACTGCAAAAGGCCCAGATCGACGCCATCGTGACCTTCATCCGCTACGCCTGGGACGATCGCGTCGAGTTGCCCAAGGAAGCCGCCGTCGCCGGCGTGCCGCCGCTTGGGCCGGATGAGATCCCCACCTTCACGGTGCACGTCGAGCCCGTCATCCGCCGCGCCTGTCTCTCCTGCCACCGGCCGGGGAAGAAGAACGGCAACTATTGGATGCGCACCTACGACGAGGTGCTGACCACGGGCGACTACGCGCCCAACTTCGTCGCCGGCGACCTCGACAGCAACGCCATCCTGATGATCAATGGCGTGGAGACCGACGCCGGCGGACAAATGCCGCCCACCGGTGCGCTCAAACCGGAATGGCTGGATATCTTCGAGCGCTGGGTGCTGGCCGGCATGCCCGAGACGCCGGAGGACTTACCCACGGCCGTGCCGGGCAGTGAAACTACACAGCCGGCGGAATCCGCGCCTTAA